From the Hyalangium ruber genome, the window TCTGCTGGAGCATCCCCTGAGCCGTCCCCTTCCCTTCCACTCTTGACGATCTGAAGCGTGCCGCACCGAGTGCGAGCACCTCTATCTAGGAAAGCTCTCTCATGAACCTGAAGTCCCTGATGATCGGTCTGATGTCTGGAGTTGCCCTCCTCGCCTGTGGTGGAACGCCCGAGGAGTTCGAGCAGCCAGCGGAGCAGGCCGCGGTCGCAGAGCCCTCGGCCGTGATGGTGGCTGTGGAGGCCGTGGGAAACCCGATGTCCGGCACTGGCGAGGACGGACGGCTCACCGCCATGTGGACCGCTAACTGCGCGGGCTGGGACAGCGGGGCACGCACGTGCTCCTGGAAGTGCCGAAGCAGCAGCGAGTGGCTCTGGGCCACCCAGTCCGTGGCTTACGGGCAATGCGGCGCGTACGCGGCGGACTTCTGCGGGAGCACGGCGTACAAGACCTGCTGGAGCTCGAACAAGCCGTAGACGGCTCACCGCTGCTACTGCTCCTCCGCCCCCTCGCAGCACGCGGCCAGGCTCAGGGGCCTCCCCTGAGTCGATTGGCCGGGCACGCCATGAGGCGCCCGCCGCTCGCGTTCGAGCGTTCCGGCGGCCAGGCCCGGGCGGAGTCGAGCCCATCGAGTTCCGCCTCCGGCCAAGAGGGCGCCACCCGCCTGCCGGCTCGGAGCTGTCCGCGTCAGGGGATTCACTTGACCGCCGTGAGCACATGCTCGATGAAGAGCACTGTCTTTCGCGGCAGCAGCCGGCCCGAGGGAGTGACGAGCCAGATCGGCGCTGGCTCGGTACTCCATTCGGGCAAAAGTCTCACCAAGCGTCCCTCACGCACCGCGTCCTCGCAGTAGCGGCCGGGGTAGACGATCGCCCCAGCACCGGCGAGCCCCAGCCTCAGCTGCATTCTGGACGTGCTCACGGTGAGCGTGCCCTCGAGCACGGCCTCCACGCGCCGCTGCCCGCTGTGAAGGCGGAGACGATCGAAGCGCGTACGCCCCTCGAGGATCACGAAGTTGTGGCTGGCCAGCTCTCCGGGCGTTCGCGGGGCGGGCCATCGCGCCAGGTACGAGGGGCTCGCGAAGATTCCAGACTCGAGGGTCATCAGACGGCGCGCCACCAGTGAGGAGTCGGGCAGCACGCCCGCGCGCAGCGCGAGATCGAAGCGCTCAGCGATGAGATCCACATAGCGCTGGCTCTCATCGAGCACGAGCTGGATCTCCGGGTAGCGTGCCGTGAAGCTCGCGATGGCGTCGACCAACACCAGATCGCCGAAGTCGGGAGGCATCGTCACGCGCAGCATTCCGCGGGGCTGGTCGTCAAGCCCGCTCGCGAACGCGAGCACATCGTCCACTTCGTCGGCCAGACGCAGGCACCGCTCGAGGAAGGCCTCGCCCGCTTGCGTGAGCACCAGCCGTCGAGTGGACTTGAGGAGCAGACGTGTCCCGAGGCGCTCTTCGAGCGATGCCATTCGCCGGCTCACGGTGGATTTGGGCAGCCTGAGCGCCTTTCCCGCGCGAGTGATGCTGCCCGCGCGCGCCACGGCCGCGAAGACCAGCATGTCATTGACTGGGTCGAACATGGCGGGCCGATTGTTCCATCCGTGGAACCGGGATTCCAACCCACGCCCCTCACCGGTCCACCCACAGGACATTAGGGTACGGAGGTAGGTGTTCACTGGAGAGGAGACCCCCAATGCATGCCAGCAATCTCAGCCGTCTGAAGAGGATTCTCGAAGAGGTCGACCGGACGTGGGAGATGAAGCCCCTGACCGACCAGTTCGCGAAGGAGGTCGTCCTGAGAGTGACGATCCCGGACGGAACTCCCCTCAGCGGCGAGTTTCGTGGCAAGGAGGCGGTGACCGGGTACTTCACCCAGATCCTGCCCGAGGTCGCCGTCTTCAAGCAGCAGGCGCCGGTGGAGTTCGTCCCCGACGGCGAGCGAGTCATTGTCCTGGGCGACGACGCATACACCCTGAAGAAGACTGGCGAGACGTTCCGCAGCCCCTACGCGATGGTCGTGGGCTTCGAAGAGGAGCAGATCAAGAGCATCCTGATCATCCAGGATCTCTCTGGCCTCGCGGCTGCCTACCGCTCACCGGCCGCTGGCCATTCGGCGGCCCCCTCAGCGGGCTAGAAGCCGGGGGACTCACCGGCCTCATCTTCCTTGCGGCTGGGCCCACGTGACGCGGCGACGCGCTGATTCCGCCTTGCCCATGAGCCACTGCAGTCCCGGAGGCGCATCACCGCCAGGCTCCATTGCGAGCGCGAAGGGGAGACCTTCCTCGACAGCGGGTGGGCACGGCATCGACAATGCTGGAATGCTCACGCTCTACGGCTTCGGCCGCGTCAACTCGAAGGTAGTGGGTCTCACGCGCGATCTCCGCGTCCTGTGGACGCTCGAGGAGCTGGGCGTGCCCTACCGGGTGCATGGCGTGGATCATCCCGCGGGGGAAACCCGGACCGAGGAGTACCGGCGGCTGAACCCCTTCGCTCAGGTGCCGGTGCTCGAGGACGACGGCTTCGTGCTCACCGAGACGGGCGCGATCCTGCTGTACCTGGCGGAGAAGACGGGCAGCTTGATGCCCGCGGATCTCCCGGGCCGCGCCCAGGTGATGCGCTGGTGCTTCGCCGCGCTCACCACCCTGGAGCCCCCGCTGTTCCAGATCGT encodes:
- a CDS encoding nuclear transport factor 2 family protein produces the protein MHASNLSRLKRILEEVDRTWEMKPLTDQFAKEVVLRVTIPDGTPLSGEFRGKEAVTGYFTQILPEVAVFKQQAPVEFVPDGERVIVLGDDAYTLKKTGETFRSPYAMVVGFEEEQIKSILIIQDLSGLAAAYRSPAAGHSAAPSAG
- a CDS encoding glutathione S-transferase family protein, which produces MLTLYGFGRVNSKVVGLTRDLRVLWTLEELGVPYRVHGVDHPAGETRTEEYRRLNPFAQVPVLEDDGFVLTETGAILLYLAEKTGSLMPADLPGRAQVMRWCFAALTTLEPPLFQIVMIDLLGAADPTGAQRRPELVKWAELHLTALEDWLRERPHLTGEAFTVADILMTTVLREVRNAGVLDGFPRVSAYRERCEARPAWRRTLEAYEQRLGAPAGSAR
- a CDS encoding LysR family transcriptional regulator; its protein translation is MFDPVNDMLVFAAVARAGSITRAGKALRLPKSTVSRRMASLEERLGTRLLLKSTRRLVLTQAGEAFLERCLRLADEVDDVLAFASGLDDQPRGMLRVTMPPDFGDLVLVDAIASFTARYPEIQLVLDESQRYVDLIAERFDLALRAGVLPDSSLVARRLMTLESGIFASPSYLARWPAPRTPGELASHNFVILEGRTRFDRLRLHSGQRRVEAVLEGTLTVSTSRMQLRLGLAGAGAIVYPGRYCEDAVREGRLVRLLPEWSTEPAPIWLVTPSGRLLPRKTVLFIEHVLTAVK